In Amycolatopsis endophytica, the following are encoded in one genomic region:
- a CDS encoding GntT/GntP/DsdX family permease has product MSNLAAAWTGTDTRLVVATLIGIAVIVVLISKARMHAFLSLIIGSVVVGLLGGLPVDKVIKSFSSGVGSTVASVGLLIALGAMLGKLLADSGGAEQIVDTILSRTSSKALPWAMALVAALIGLPMFFEIGLVMLIPVVLLVAKRSQKPLMLVGIPALAGLSVLHGLVPPHPGPLAAAGALNASVGIVLGLGLLVAIPTVIIAGPLFGRLAAHWVPDAKAPEHLVPAGGDEEEDVRRPSFGATLVTVLLPVVLMLGKAIADIVADDGNTARRVLDFIGDPLIALLAAVLLGMFTLGRAAGFTRDKLSSTVGDSLGPIAGIILIVAAGGGFKQILVDAGVGNVVTQLAEGAHIPALLLGWLVAVLIRLATGSATVATVSAAGLVSGLAATMSPTEAALLVLAIGAGSLFFSHVNDAGFWLVKEYFGLSVGQTIRSWSLMETVISVVAIVIILPLGALLA; this is encoded by the coding sequence GTGAGTAACCTCGCCGCCGCATGGACCGGGACCGACACCCGGCTCGTCGTGGCCACCCTGATCGGCATCGCCGTGATCGTGGTGCTGATCAGCAAGGCGCGCATGCACGCCTTCCTGTCCCTGATCATCGGATCGGTCGTGGTCGGCCTGCTGGGCGGACTGCCGGTCGACAAAGTGATCAAGAGTTTTTCCAGCGGGGTCGGCTCGACCGTCGCCTCCGTCGGGCTGCTGATCGCGCTGGGCGCGATGCTCGGCAAGCTGCTTGCCGACTCCGGCGGCGCGGAACAGATCGTCGACACGATCCTGTCCCGCACCTCGTCCAAGGCGCTGCCGTGGGCGATGGCGCTGGTCGCCGCGCTGATCGGGCTGCCGATGTTCTTCGAGATCGGCCTGGTCATGCTGATCCCGGTGGTGCTGCTGGTCGCCAAGCGCAGCCAGAAACCGCTGATGCTGGTCGGCATTCCGGCGCTGGCCGGCCTGTCGGTGCTGCACGGTCTGGTGCCACCACACCCGGGTCCGCTCGCCGCGGCGGGCGCGCTCAACGCGAGCGTCGGCATCGTGCTCGGGCTCGGGCTGCTGGTCGCGATCCCGACGGTGATCATCGCGGGGCCGCTGTTCGGCAGGCTCGCCGCGCACTGGGTGCCGGACGCCAAGGCGCCGGAACACCTGGTCCCGGCCGGCGGTGACGAGGAGGAGGACGTGCGCCGCCCGAGCTTCGGCGCGACGCTGGTGACGGTGCTGCTGCCCGTGGTCCTCATGCTGGGCAAGGCGATCGCGGATATCGTCGCCGACGACGGCAACACGGCCCGGCGCGTCCTCGACTTCATCGGTGACCCGCTGATCGCGCTGCTCGCGGCGGTGCTGCTGGGCATGTTCACGCTGGGCCGCGCCGCCGGTTTCACGCGCGACAAGCTGTCCTCGACGGTCGGCGATTCGCTCGGCCCGATCGCCGGGATCATCCTGATCGTCGCCGCGGGCGGCGGTTTCAAGCAGATCCTGGTCGACGCGGGCGTCGGCAACGTCGTCACGCAGCTGGCCGAAGGGGCCCACATCCCGGCGCTGCTGCTGGGCTGGCTGGTCGCGGTCCTGATCCGGCTCGCCACCGGTTCGGCGACGGTGGCGACGGTGTCCGCGGCCGGGCTGGTGTCCGGTCTGGCGGCCACGATGTCGCCGACCGAAGCGGCACTGCTGGTGCTCGCGATCGGCGCGGGATCGCTGTTCTTCTCGCACGTCAACGACGCCGGGTTCTGGCTGGTGAAGGAGTACTTCGGGCTCAGCGTCGGTCAGACCATCCGGAGCTGGTCGCTGATGGAGACGGTGATCTCGGTGGTCGCGATCGTGATCATCCTGCCGCTGGGCGCGCTGCTGGCGTGA
- the nudC gene encoding NAD(+) diphosphatase has translation MSVVPFTLSRLPTLSRSTVDRQETLRTNPERLRSRWSDAQVMLLDKQLRTPVRRGEPVLATRKALTFGAEPPAEAAFLGEWQGVDYWTVPGEPDGDAEIVEVPGSWGVAEEAPLADGELWVTLRAHGDQLDDTAAGLFTTAQALRVWHRQARHCVRDGSPTHLVQFGWASKCEACGREEYPRTDPAIICLVHDDEGVNGEQVLLARQPVWPPGRYSVLAGFVEAGESLEGCCVREIREEVGADVHDVRYLGSQPWPFPRSIMLGFTARADASRALIPADGEIEEALWVPRADVRAAFEANGSPVPMLDGAGELQLPGNSSIARVMLEAWAYADRG, from the coding sequence GTGAGCGTCGTTCCGTTCACGCTGAGCCGTCTGCCGACACTCTCCCGGTCCACTGTGGATCGTCAGGAGACGTTGCGTACCAACCCCGAGCGCCTGCGGTCGCGGTGGTCCGACGCCCAGGTCATGCTGCTGGACAAGCAGTTGCGTACGCCGGTCCGTCGCGGAGAGCCGGTGCTGGCCACCCGCAAGGCGCTGACGTTCGGCGCGGAACCGCCCGCCGAGGCGGCGTTCCTCGGCGAGTGGCAGGGCGTCGACTACTGGACGGTGCCGGGCGAGCCGGACGGCGATGCGGAGATCGTCGAGGTCCCCGGCAGCTGGGGCGTCGCCGAGGAGGCGCCGCTGGCCGACGGCGAGCTGTGGGTCACCCTGCGCGCGCACGGTGACCAGCTCGACGACACCGCGGCCGGGCTGTTCACCACGGCGCAGGCGCTGCGCGTGTGGCACCGGCAGGCGCGTCACTGCGTGCGCGACGGCAGCCCGACGCACCTGGTGCAGTTCGGGTGGGCGTCGAAGTGCGAGGCGTGCGGTCGCGAGGAGTACCCGCGCACCGATCCGGCGATCATCTGCCTGGTGCACGACGACGAGGGCGTCAACGGCGAGCAGGTCCTGCTCGCGCGCCAGCCGGTGTGGCCGCCGGGGCGGTACTCGGTGCTGGCCGGGTTCGTCGAGGCGGGCGAGTCGCTCGAAGGCTGCTGTGTGCGGGAGATCCGCGAAGAGGTCGGTGCCGACGTCCACGACGTGCGGTACCTGGGCAGCCAGCCCTGGCCGTTCCCGCGCTCGATCATGCTGGGTTTCACCGCGCGGGCCGACGCGTCCCGCGCACTGATCCCGGCGGACGGCGAGATCGAGGAAGCACTGTGGGTGCCGCGCGCCGACGTGCGGGCGGCGTTCGAGGCGAACGGCAGCCCGGTGCCGATGCTGGACGGCGCGGGGGAACTGCAGCTTCCGGGCAATTCGTCGATCGCCCGCGTGATGCTGGAAGCCTGGGCCTACGCCGACCGTGGCTGA
- a CDS encoding M16 family metallopeptidase, translated as MTTAGHRSAEEIGRTATGPRPVPELGGQTAAANLSHVDTVLSNGLRLLAVRKATVPLVELRLRIPFGGGEPLHAATAEVLAETILTGTARRDRVAIDTELALIGGELSTVVDPERLTIAGNALASGLPTLLDVLADALTAASYVDDEVGRESGRLVERLAVSRTQPRVIAREALLTHVYGDHPATREVPQAADVERVTPEAVRALHAASVLPRGSVLVVVGDIDPERIVGDVERALSGWASDRDAIGMPGLPEVAGGDVLLVPRAGAVQSQIRLIAQSLPRTDPRYAALQLANLTYGGYFSSRLVENIREDKGYTYSAHSGFEFTGPTATVGVDADTANEVTAAALLETRYELGRLGVVPPTADEVESVRQYAIGSLLTATSSQAGLASQLAALTAAGLGEEWLAEHPARLAEVTVDDVARAALEFFAPARFTGVVVGDAQILAPQLTALGGFVVGEPGK; from the coding sequence GTGACTACCGCCGGACACCGCAGTGCCGAGGAGATCGGCCGCACCGCCACCGGACCCCGCCCGGTTCCGGAGCTGGGCGGCCAGACCGCGGCCGCCAATCTGTCGCATGTGGACACCGTGTTGTCCAACGGGCTGCGGCTGCTCGCGGTCCGCAAGGCGACGGTGCCGCTGGTCGAGCTGCGCTTGCGCATCCCGTTCGGTGGCGGCGAGCCGCTGCACGCGGCCACCGCGGAGGTGCTCGCCGAGACCATCCTGACCGGTACCGCGCGGCGCGACCGCGTCGCGATCGACACCGAGCTGGCGCTGATCGGCGGCGAGCTGAGCACCGTGGTCGACCCGGAGCGGCTGACCATCGCGGGCAACGCGCTGGCCTCCGGGCTGCCGACCCTGCTGGACGTGCTGGCCGACGCGCTCACCGCCGCGTCCTATGTGGACGACGAGGTCGGGCGGGAGTCGGGACGGCTGGTCGAGCGGCTGGCCGTGTCCCGCACGCAGCCGCGGGTGATCGCGCGCGAAGCGCTGCTCACGCACGTCTACGGTGACCACCCGGCCACGCGGGAGGTCCCGCAGGCAGCCGATGTCGAGCGGGTGACGCCGGAGGCGGTGCGCGCCCTGCACGCCGCGTCGGTGCTTCCGCGTGGTTCGGTGCTGGTGGTCGTGGGCGACATCGACCCGGAGCGGATCGTCGGCGACGTCGAGCGCGCGTTGTCCGGCTGGGCCTCCGACCGGGATGCGATCGGCATGCCCGGTCTGCCCGAGGTCGCGGGCGGTGACGTGCTGCTGGTGCCGCGCGCGGGCGCGGTGCAGTCGCAGATCCGGCTCATCGCGCAGTCCCTGCCGCGCACGGATCCGCGCTATGCCGCGCTGCAGCTCGCGAACCTCACCTACGGCGGGTACTTCTCGTCCCGGCTGGTGGAGAACATCCGCGAGGACAAGGGTTACACCTACAGCGCGCACTCCGGGTTCGAGTTCACCGGCCCGACCGCCACGGTCGGAGTCGACGCGGACACCGCGAACGAGGTCACCGCGGCGGCGCTGCTGGAGACCCGCTACGAGCTGGGCAGGCTCGGGGTCGTGCCGCCGACGGCCGATGAGGTCGAATCGGTCCGCCAGTACGCCATCGGGTCGCTGCTCACCGCGACGTCCTCGCAGGCGGGCCTGGCCAGCCAGCTCGCCGCGCTGACCGCCGCGGGCCTCGGCGAGGAGTGGCTGGCCGAGCATCCGGCGCGGCTGGCCGAGGTCACGGTCGACGACGTCGCGCGGGCCGCGCTGGAGTTCTTCGCGCCCGCCCGGTTCACCGGTGTGGTGGTCGGCGACGCGCAGATCCTCGCACCACAACTGACGGCGCTGGGCGGATTCGTGGTGGGGGAGCCCGGCAAGTGA
- a CDS encoding M16 family metallopeptidase codes for MAEISRTSRFTLDNGLRVVLAPDPTAPVVGVAVHYDVGFRSEPEGRTGFAHLFEHLMFQGSESLEKLAHFKIVQSSGGTFNGSTHPDYTDYYEVLPSAALERALFLEADRMRAPKLTRENLANQIDVVKEEIRLNVLNRPYGGFPWILLPPVLYQTFPNAHNGYGDFTDLEQASLDDCAAFFDTFYSPANAVLTVAGDFEPDRARELIGKHFGDVPHRPAPPKRSFAEPPPSGEIRGTHTDPHAPLPALAIGYRMPDPVGELDGYLAHLVLAGVLSDGDGSRLQQRLVHREPLVTDIGAGAGLFGPFEARDPDTFSITAIHSPDVPADRVLTAVDEELERVAATPPDARELAKVTARWSASLHAEHDRLMSRTLSLGAFELLYGDPSLVNRLPERMAAVTAEDVAAAAKALRPDSRAVLLVEPEGGAK; via the coding sequence ATGGCGGAGATTTCCCGGACCTCCCGGTTCACCCTGGACAACGGCTTGCGAGTCGTGCTCGCGCCGGACCCGACCGCTCCGGTCGTCGGTGTCGCCGTGCACTACGACGTGGGCTTCCGCTCCGAACCGGAGGGGCGCACCGGGTTCGCCCACCTGTTCGAGCACCTGATGTTCCAGGGCAGCGAGAGCCTGGAGAAGCTCGCGCACTTCAAGATCGTGCAGTCCAGCGGCGGCACCTTCAACGGCTCGACCCACCCGGACTACACCGACTACTACGAGGTCCTGCCCTCGGCGGCGCTGGAGCGGGCGCTGTTCCTGGAAGCGGACCGCATGCGCGCGCCGAAGCTGACGCGGGAGAACCTCGCCAACCAGATCGACGTGGTCAAGGAGGAGATCCGCCTCAACGTGCTGAACCGGCCCTACGGCGGGTTCCCCTGGATCCTCCTGCCGCCGGTGCTGTACCAGACGTTCCCCAACGCGCACAACGGGTACGGCGACTTCACCGATCTGGAGCAGGCGAGCCTGGACGACTGCGCCGCCTTCTTCGACACCTTTTACTCGCCCGCCAACGCGGTGCTCACGGTGGCCGGTGACTTCGAGCCGGACCGCGCGCGCGAGCTGATCGGAAAGCACTTCGGTGACGTGCCGCACCGCCCGGCGCCGCCGAAGCGCTCGTTCGCCGAGCCGCCGCCCTCCGGCGAGATCCGCGGCACCCACACCGACCCGCACGCGCCGCTTCCGGCGCTGGCCATCGGCTACCGCATGCCGGATCCGGTGGGCGAGCTCGACGGCTACCTCGCCCACCTGGTGCTCGCGGGTGTGCTGAGCGACGGTGACGGGTCCCGGCTGCAGCAGCGCCTGGTGCACCGCGAGCCGCTGGTCACCGACATCGGGGCGGGCGCGGGCCTGTTCGGCCCGTTCGAGGCGCGTGACCCGGACACCTTCTCGATCACCGCGATCCACTCGCCGGACGTGCCCGCCGACCGGGTGCTCACCGCGGTGGACGAGGAGCTGGAGAGGGTGGCGGCCACGCCGCCGGACGCGCGGGAACTGGCGAAGGTGACCGCGCGCTGGAGCGCGAGCCTGCACGCCGAGCACGACAGGCTGATGTCCCGGACGCTGTCGCTGGGCGCGTTCGAACTGCTCTACGGGGACCCGTCGCTGGTGAACCGGCTGCCGGAGCGGATGGCCGCCGTCACCGCCGAGGACGTGGCCGCCGCCGCCAAGGCGCTGCGGCCGGACTCGCGCGCGGTCCTGCTGGTCGAGCCCGAAGGGGGAGCGAAGTGA
- a CDS encoding DUF2207 domain-containing protein: MRWLCALLLVLVTTGTADAQEPPLPTLPDSAEIEMKLQRDGSLSVAEAVSVSEPATRTIPLRVPSARNRERVYSIRDLAIEGAGTAEQTGDAVRVTVRGTTTIRYTVDGVVRNVGDHLEVSWQLTGWNAALTLVRASFAAPRIAVGVRCDACTAAQNDQTGLTRFSAQRLDTGGRLHIAVDLPPGTVAANARLEPARTLAGAFVFTAPVAAGWFAFGLLLLAGMAALWRTRREGEPLPSGFTAEPFATPDGVLPGHIALLRNEDAEAVTAVDLAVRGYLGPAGERLHDADDQLTGFERRVLDGEAPGDAVERDAIRRGWLRSPGRARRAGIRIVCYGLFLTIVLALTVGYAQLGVVLTLAGAALALGARFLPSTTRRGRTLLRRLADPAELPATERFAPYALALGRPVPATAFALGEFLVALRDRRRTRTG, from the coding sequence GTGCGATGGCTGTGCGCGCTGCTGCTGGTGCTGGTCACCACCGGCACCGCCGATGCGCAGGAGCCGCCGCTGCCGACGTTGCCGGACAGCGCCGAGATCGAGATGAAGCTGCAGCGCGACGGCTCGCTGTCGGTCGCCGAGGCGGTCTCGGTCTCCGAGCCCGCCACGCGCACGATCCCGCTCCGCGTGCCCAGCGCGCGCAACCGCGAGCGCGTCTACTCGATCCGGGACCTCGCCATCGAGGGGGCCGGCACGGCGGAGCAGACCGGCGACGCCGTCCGCGTCACCGTCCGCGGCACCACCACCATCCGGTACACAGTGGACGGTGTCGTCCGGAACGTCGGTGACCACCTCGAAGTCAGCTGGCAGCTCACCGGCTGGAACGCCGCGCTCACCCTCGTCCGCGCGAGCTTCGCCGCGCCCCGCATCGCCGTCGGCGTCCGGTGTGACGCGTGCACGGCCGCCCAGAACGACCAGACCGGCCTCACCCGCTTCTCCGCGCAACGCCTCGATACCGGCGGGCGACTGCACATCGCGGTCGACCTTCCGCCGGGCACCGTTGCGGCCAACGCCCGGCTGGAGCCCGCGCGAACCCTCGCCGGTGCGTTCGTCTTCACCGCGCCGGTCGCCGCGGGCTGGTTCGCCTTCGGGCTTCTCCTCCTCGCCGGGATGGCGGCGCTGTGGCGCACCCGTCGCGAGGGCGAGCCGCTGCCGTCCGGGTTCACCGCCGAGCCGTTCGCGACACCGGACGGTGTCCTGCCAGGGCACATCGCCCTGCTGCGCAACGAAGACGCGGAGGCCGTCACCGCCGTCGACCTGGCCGTCCGCGGCTATCTCGGCCCCGCGGGCGAACGACTCCACGACGCCGACGACCAGCTCACCGGGTTCGAGCGCCGGGTCCTCGACGGCGAAGCCCCCGGCGACGCCGTCGAACGCGACGCGATCCGCCGCGGCTGGCTCCGGTCGCCCGGACGCGCGCGCCGCGCCGGAATCCGGATCGTCTGCTACGGGTTGTTCCTCACGATCGTCCTCGCGCTCACCGTCGGCTACGCGCAGCTCGGCGTCGTCCTCACGCTCGCGGGCGCGGCGCTGGCCCTGGGCGCGCGGTTCCTGCCGTCGACCACCCGTCGCGGCCGGACGCTCCTCCGCCGCCTCGCGGACCCGGCCGAACTGCCCGCGACGGAACGCTTCGCGCCCTACGCGCTCGCCCTCGGCCGACCGGTGCCCGCCACCGCGTTCGCCCTCGGTGAATTCCTCGTCGCGCTGCGGGACCGCCGCCGGACCCGCACCGGCTGA